The Stappia sp. genome window below encodes:
- the pdeM gene encoding ligase-associated DNA damage response endonuclease PdeM encodes MKPFTAEVAQRSFAPVCHDISLAGELVGLHDSGALWWPDESTLVVADLHFEKASSYAGRGVMLPPYDTAATLEKLAEVLDAFDPARVIALGDSFHDRSGADRLPACYRAMLTTLQLGREWIWVTGNHDPVAPVGLCGETVDDVALGGLTFRHEPAENPAPGEVAGHLHPAARIRRYGRSVRRPCFATDGQRLVLPAFGVLTGGLNVLDRAWQALFPPREFSVFLLGDGRLYPFTASRLVAD; translated from the coding sequence GTGAAGCCGTTCACGGCCGAGGTTGCTCAGCGATCATTCGCACCGGTGTGCCACGACATCTCGCTGGCCGGGGAGCTGGTCGGTCTGCATGACAGCGGCGCCCTGTGGTGGCCGGACGAGAGCACGCTCGTCGTCGCCGACCTTCACTTCGAAAAGGCCTCCAGCTACGCGGGCCGCGGCGTGATGCTGCCGCCCTATGACACGGCCGCGACGCTGGAGAAGCTCGCCGAGGTGCTCGACGCCTTCGATCCGGCGCGGGTGATCGCGCTCGGCGACAGCTTCCACGACCGTTCCGGCGCCGACCGCCTGCCGGCCTGCTACCGCGCCATGCTCACCACGCTGCAGCTCGGCCGCGAGTGGATCTGGGTCACCGGAAATCACGATCCGGTCGCCCCGGTCGGTCTGTGCGGCGAGACCGTCGACGACGTGGCGCTCGGCGGCCTGACGTTCCGCCATGAACCGGCGGAGAACCCGGCCCCGGGCGAGGTCGCGGGACATCTTCATCCGGCCGCGCGCATCCGCCGCTACGGGCGCAGCGTGCGCCGGCCCTGTTTCGCGACGGACGGCCAGCGTCTCGTCCTGCCGGCCTTCGGCGTTCTGACCGGCGGGCTCAACGTGCTCGACCGGGCGTGGCAGGCGCTGTTTCCGCCCCGGGAGTTTTCCGTCTTCCTGCTGGGCGACGGTCGCCTCTATCCCTTCACCGCAAGCCGTCTGGTCGCCGACTGA
- a CDS encoding sulfite exporter TauE/SafE family protein, with amino-acid sequence MQIYLPIAELPVNMFMLFGMGGAVGFLSGLFGIGGGFLLTPLLIFSGIPPAVSVATVTTQVVASSASGVVAYWRRKMIDFKLAGVLLVGGVIGSAIGVWLFGMLRTLGQLDLVISLSYVSFLGAIGGLMFFESVRAMTRRRQGVQTPVRQPGRHNWVHGLPMKMRFRQSRLYVSVIPILTLGGVIGFLGSILGIGGGFMMVPALIYLLRVPTNVVIGTSLFQILFTMAAATLLHAMSTQSVDIVLALTLMIGGVIGAQFGARMGQKLRGDQLRLLLALLVLSVGLRFAVNLVLTPDELYSISVSLMEATR; translated from the coding sequence GTGCAAATCTACCTGCCCATTGCCGAATTGCCCGTCAACATGTTCATGTTGTTCGGGATGGGGGGAGCCGTTGGCTTCCTGTCGGGGCTGTTCGGCATCGGCGGCGGCTTCCTGCTGACACCGCTCCTGATCTTTTCGGGCATTCCGCCGGCGGTCTCCGTCGCCACCGTGACGACCCAGGTCGTGGCCTCCTCCGCCTCCGGCGTGGTCGCCTACTGGCGGCGCAAGATGATCGATTTCAAGCTCGCCGGCGTGCTGCTCGTCGGCGGCGTGATCGGCTCGGCGATCGGCGTGTGGCTGTTCGGCATGCTGCGCACGCTGGGTCAGCTCGATCTGGTGATCTCGCTGTCCTATGTCTCGTTTCTGGGCGCCATCGGCGGTCTGATGTTCTTTGAATCCGTGCGCGCGATGACGCGGCGGCGGCAGGGCGTGCAGACGCCCGTGCGCCAGCCCGGACGCCACAACTGGGTGCACGGGCTGCCGATGAAGATGCGCTTTCGCCAGTCGCGGCTCTATGTCAGCGTCATTCCGATCCTGACGCTGGGCGGTGTCATCGGCTTTCTCGGCAGTATCCTGGGCATCGGCGGCGGCTTCATGATGGTGCCGGCGCTCATCTATCTGCTGCGGGTGCCGACCAACGTGGTGATCGGCACGTCGCTGTTCCAGATCCTGTTCACCATGGCCGCGGCGACGCTTCTGCATGCCATGTCCACCCAGTCGGTGGACATCGTGCTGGCGCTGACGCTGATGATCGGCGGCGTGATCGGCGCCCAGTTCGGCGCGCGCATGGGGCAGAAGCTGCGCGGCGATCAGCTTCGCCTGCTGCTGGCCCTGCTGGTGCTGTCGGTCGGCCTGCGGTTCGCCGTCAATCTGGTGCTGACGCCGGACGAGCTCTATTCGATCTCCGTTTCGCTGATGGAGGCGACGCGATGA
- a CDS encoding DUF3429 domain-containing protein: MSNRAVDAETAPAPDWSQALGYAGLIPFLAGAAALTAIAMTLRDVALAAAISSAVIVYGAVILSFLGGVRWGVAVARGDADGRVFALSVVPSLIGWGAALLPAPWALLVLAAGFMLQGAWDVKTASEGGLPAWYARLRRHLTVIVAASLLVSAASVLLVEVART; the protein is encoded by the coding sequence ATGTCCAATCGAGCTGTCGACGCCGAGACCGCGCCGGCGCCGGACTGGTCGCAGGCGCTTGGCTACGCTGGACTCATCCCGTTCCTGGCCGGAGCGGCGGCGCTGACGGCGATCGCCATGACGCTGCGCGATGTGGCGCTGGCCGCCGCGATCTCCAGCGCGGTGATCGTTTATGGCGCGGTGATCCTGTCGTTTCTCGGCGGCGTGCGCTGGGGGGTGGCCGTGGCGCGTGGCGATGCCGACGGGCGTGTGTTTGCCCTTTCGGTGGTGCCGTCGCTGATTGGCTGGGGCGCGGCGCTGCTGCCCGCGCCCTGGGCGCTGCTGGTCCTCGCCGCCGGCTTCATGCTTCAGGGGGCATGGGACGTGAAGACGGCCTCCGAGGGCGGTCTGCCGGCGTGGTACGCGCGCCTGCGCCGCCATCTCACGGTGATCGTTGCCGCAAGCCTGCTGGTATCGGCCGCCAGCGTCCTGCTGGTCGAGGTCGCGCGGACCTGA
- a CDS encoding TIGR02186 family protein, with the protein MRHAAATVRQRVTSALAGGLAGGLALLGLTVSAAAENLVVALSSEEVKIESNFTGTEIVVFGEIVRDALTVARPEPYDLAVVVAGPQQTVTTRRKGRFFGIWVNRDAETFAQVPSFLAVHTTRPSYDLTSRTLRERHRIGLRNLNLPIVGESTVPVGDRGDFREAFLRLRVQSGLYAERPETIEFLSDSLFRTTVPLPANVPVGSYTVSTYLLRGGALLAEHEDRLTIAKTGFEQFTFRLAYDYSLLYGLIAIALAIFTGWLAGVIFRRD; encoded by the coding sequence ATGAGGCACGCGGCCGCGACAGTCCGGCAAAGGGTGACGTCGGCGCTGGCGGGCGGGCTTGCTGGCGGGCTGGCGCTTCTCGGGCTGACCGTGAGCGCGGCGGCGGAAAACCTCGTCGTGGCCCTGTCGTCGGAGGAGGTGAAGATCGAGTCGAACTTCACCGGCACGGAGATCGTCGTCTTCGGCGAGATCGTGCGCGACGCGCTGACGGTGGCCCGGCCCGAGCCCTACGACCTCGCGGTGGTCGTGGCCGGTCCGCAGCAGACGGTCACCACACGGCGCAAGGGCCGCTTCTTCGGCATCTGGGTCAATCGCGACGCGGAAACCTTCGCGCAGGTGCCGAGCTTCCTCGCGGTGCATACGACGCGCCCCTCCTATGACCTGACGTCGCGCACGCTGCGCGAGCGCCATCGCATCGGACTGCGCAATCTCAATCTGCCGATTGTCGGCGAATCCACCGTTCCGGTCGGGGATCGCGGCGATTTCCGGGAGGCCTTCCTGCGTCTGCGGGTGCAAAGCGGGCTTTATGCCGAACGCCCCGAAACCATCGAGTTCCTGAGCGACTCCCTGTTTCGCACCACCGTGCCGTTGCCGGCCAATGTGCCGGTCGGCTCCTATACGGTCTCCACCTATCTCTTGCGCGGCGGGGCGTTGCTGGCCGAGCACGAGGACCGGCTGACCATCGCCAAGACAGGGTTCGAGCAGTTCACCTTCCGTCTGGCCTACGACTATTCGCTGCTCTACGGCCTGATCGCCATTGCGCTTGCCATCTTCACGGGTTGGCTCGCCGGAGTGATCTTCCGGCGCGATTGA